Proteins from a genomic interval of Pseudoruegeria sp. SHC-113:
- a CDS encoding Lrp/AsnC family transcriptional regulator, which yields MEYSDQDMRILRELQRDSAASLAELSERCQVPQSTLWRRLNELEKAGLVKGRVALLDPAKLHLKLVVFANVSLKDHSAEAVSEFAAVVAAHPEIMECHAVSGASDYILKIRVRDVEAYERFMTHSLLRNRHVAAVHSSFGLRELKYTTRLPI from the coding sequence ATGGAATATTCTGATCAGGATATGCGGATCTTGCGGGAGCTGCAGCGCGACTCTGCCGCTTCTCTGGCAGAGCTGTCCGAGCGCTGCCAGGTCCCGCAAAGCACGCTTTGGCGGCGGCTGAACGAGCTTGAAAAGGCGGGGCTGGTGAAGGGCCGCGTGGCGCTCTTGGATCCGGCCAAGCTGCACCTGAAACTCGTTGTCTTCGCCAATGTCTCGCTCAAGGATCACTCGGCGGAAGCGGTGTCGGAGTTCGCCGCTGTCGTCGCGGCCCACCCCGAGATCATGGAGTGCCACGCCGTTTCGGGCGCGTCGGATTACATCCTGAAAATCCGCGTGCGCGACGTGGAGGCCTATGAGCGCTTCATGACGCACAGCCTGCTGCGCAACCGCCACGTGGCGGCGGTGCATTCGAGCTTCGGCTTGCGGGAGCTGAAATACACCACCCGCCTGCCGATCTAA
- the glmU gene encoding bifunctional UDP-N-acetylglucosamine diphosphorylase/glucosamine-1-phosphate N-acetyltransferase GlmU, which translates to MPIALIILAAGQGSRMNSDLPKVLHPLGGAPLLAHAMDAGAALMPEKTVVVAGHGYEAVAKAAKAHDPEAVVVRQAEQLGTSHAVAQAREALAGFEGDAVVLYGDTPFIRPETLEAMLAARASHPVVFLGFEAADPKRYGRFITEGSALERIVEYKDASEAERAITLCNSGVMAADAQTMFRLIEQVGNDNASGEYYLPDLVALARAEGLSSGFVTCDEAETLGINTRAELAGAEALLQAAKRSEALENGVTLVAPETVFFAHDTYVGGDTVIEPNVVFGPGVTVENGAKIRAFSHLEGCHVARGGVIGPYARLRPGAELAEDVRIGNFVEVKNAQLAEGVKVNHLSYIGDAAIGEQTNVGAGTITCNYDGVFKHRTEIGARAFIGSNTMLVAPVKVGDEAMTASGSVITSDVEAGALAVARAKQAVKPGLARRMFEKLKAAKARKAKEQE; encoded by the coding sequence ATGCCCATTGCCCTGATCATTCTCGCCGCCGGCCAGGGGAGCCGGATGAATTCCGATCTGCCCAAGGTGCTGCACCCGCTCGGCGGCGCGCCGCTTCTGGCCCATGCGATGGACGCGGGCGCGGCCCTGATGCCTGAGAAAACGGTTGTTGTCGCCGGACACGGATATGAGGCCGTCGCCAAAGCGGCCAAGGCACATGATCCCGAGGCCGTTGTCGTGCGGCAGGCGGAGCAGCTGGGCACCTCCCATGCCGTAGCACAGGCGCGTGAGGCTTTGGCTGGGTTTGAGGGCGATGCCGTCGTGCTTTACGGCGACACGCCCTTCATCCGCCCCGAAACGCTTGAGGCGATGCTCGCGGCCCGCGCCAGCCATCCCGTTGTTTTCCTTGGCTTTGAAGCCGCCGACCCCAAGCGCTACGGCCGCTTCATCACCGAAGGCAGCGCGCTTGAGCGCATCGTGGAATACAAGGACGCAAGCGAGGCCGAACGCGCCATCACGCTGTGCAACTCCGGCGTCATGGCGGCGGATGCGCAAACCATGTTCCGCCTGATCGAACAGGTCGGCAATGACAACGCCTCCGGCGAATACTACCTGCCCGATCTGGTGGCGCTGGCCCGTGCAGAAGGCCTGAGCAGTGGATTTGTAACCTGCGACGAGGCCGAGACGCTGGGCATCAACACCCGCGCCGAACTGGCCGGGGCGGAGGCCCTGCTGCAGGCGGCCAAACGCTCTGAGGCACTGGAGAACGGCGTGACGCTGGTGGCCCCGGAAACCGTCTTCTTCGCCCATGACACCTATGTCGGCGGCGATACGGTGATCGAGCCCAACGTCGTGTTCGGGCCCGGCGTGACGGTGGAAAACGGCGCGAAGATCCGGGCGTTCAGCCATCTGGAAGGCTGCCACGTGGCCCGTGGCGGCGTGATCGGCCCCTACGCTCGCCTGCGCCCCGGTGCGGAACTGGCCGAGGATGTGCGCATCGGCAATTTCGTGGAGGTGAAGAACGCGCAGCTGGCCGAGGGCGTGAAGGTCAACCACCTCTCCTACATCGGCGATGCTGCCATCGGGGAGCAGACGAACGTCGGCGCGGGCACGATCACCTGCAACTATGACGGCGTGTTCAAGCACCGCACCGAGATCGGCGCGCGGGCTTTCATCGGCTCCAACACCATGCTCGTCGCCCCGGTGAAAGTGGGCGATGAGGCGATGACGGCCTCGGGCTCCGTGATCACCTCCGACGTGGAAGCCGGCGCGCTGGCGGTGGCCCGCGCCAAACAGGCGGTGAAACCGGGGCTTGCGCGCCGGATGTTCGAAAAACTCAAGGCCGCAAAGGCCCGCAAGGCGAAAGAGCAGGAATAA
- the xdhA gene encoding xanthine dehydrogenase small subunit: MTAISFLLNGESVALPEVAPTMTLLDWLREQRGLTGTKEGCNEGDCGACTVILTDAGGTPAAINACITFLPQIHGKALRTVEGLTGENGALHPVQQAMVACHGSQCGFCTPGIVASLAAAQATGDTAHDDVLAGNLCRCTGYAPIIRAAESAQADTGWAKADTNALPHFVPEISAGGAGGSQPPAFLPASADELAAWYDAHPDATLVAGATDVGLWVTKQMRDLDEIAFLDGCCDLQQIEESADGLRIGAGVTLAALREAIAPRHPHFAEMLRRFASTQVRNRATIGGNIANGSPIGDAPPALIALGATLHLRKGEVRRSLALEDFFLEYGKQDRAPGEFVEAITLPAQPDRLKCYKLSKRFDQDISAVCGCFNLTVDAGTVNEARIAFGGLAGTPKRASHVEAALLGQPWSLATVQAALPAFAADYTPMSDMRASAAYRLATAQNMLLRYFHEDQGVATNVLEVSA; this comes from the coding sequence ATGACTGCCATATCCTTCCTTCTGAACGGCGAAAGCGTCGCCCTGCCGGAGGTGGCGCCAACGATGACGCTGCTGGACTGGCTGCGCGAGCAGCGCGGGCTGACCGGCACGAAAGAAGGCTGCAACGAAGGCGATTGCGGGGCCTGCACGGTGATCCTGACGGACGCGGGCGGCACTCCGGCGGCGATCAACGCCTGTATCACCTTCCTGCCGCAGATCCACGGCAAGGCCCTGCGCACCGTGGAAGGGCTTACAGGCGAAAACGGCGCGCTGCACCCGGTGCAGCAGGCCATGGTCGCCTGCCACGGCAGCCAATGCGGCTTCTGCACACCGGGCATCGTCGCCTCGCTTGCCGCCGCTCAGGCCACGGGCGACACCGCCCATGATGACGTGCTCGCCGGCAACCTCTGCCGCTGCACCGGCTACGCCCCGATCATCCGCGCCGCCGAAAGTGCTCAGGCCGACACCGGCTGGGCCAAGGCAGATACCAACGCCCTGCCCCACTTTGTTCCGGAAATATCCGCGGGGGGTGCGGGGGGCAGCCAGCCCCCCGCCTTCCTGCCCGCCTCCGCCGACGAACTGGCAGCGTGGTATGACGCCCACCCAGACGCCACGCTGGTGGCAGGCGCGACCGATGTCGGCCTCTGGGTCACCAAGCAGATGCGCGATCTGGACGAGATCGCCTTTCTGGACGGCTGCTGCGATCTTCAACAGATCGAAGAAAGCGCCGATGGCCTGCGGATCGGCGCGGGCGTCACGCTCGCGGCGCTCCGCGAAGCCATCGCGCCCCGCCACCCCCATTTCGCCGAGATGCTGCGCCGCTTCGCCTCCACGCAGGTGCGCAACCGCGCCACGATCGGCGGCAATATCGCCAATGGCTCCCCCATCGGCGATGCACCCCCGGCCCTGATCGCGCTTGGGGCCACGCTGCATTTGCGCAAAGGGGAAGTCCGCCGCAGCCTCGCGCTGGAGGATTTCTTCCTTGAATACGGCAAGCAGGATCGCGCGCCGGGCGAATTTGTGGAAGCCATCACATTGCCCGCCCAGCCCGACCGGCTGAAATGCTACAAGCTTTCCAAGCGTTTCGATCAGGACATCTCCGCCGTCTGTGGCTGTTTCAATCTCACTGTTGACGCCGGAACCGTTAATGAAGCGCGCATCGCCTTTGGCGGCTTGGCCGGCACGCCGAAACGCGCAAGCCACGTCGAGGCCGCGCTGCTCGGCCAGCCGTGGAGCCTTGCCACCGTGCAGGCCGCGCTGCCCGCCTTTGCCGCCGATTACACCCCGATGAGCGACATGCGTGCTTCGGCGGCCTACCGCCTTGCCACCGCACAGAACATGCTCCTGCGCTATTTCCACGAGGATCAGGGCGTGGCCACCAATGTGTTGGAGGTCTCCGCATGA
- the dnaE gene encoding DNA polymerase III subunit alpha, whose translation MTTTPSFIHLRVHTEYSLLEGAVPVKKLPDRCASAGMPAVAITDTNAMFAALEFSVTAAGKGIQPIIGCQVDVAYDPPAPGEKPREPAPLVLLAQNEEGYENLMKLSSCLYVDAGGELPQVTVEELEAHGAGLICLSGGPEGAVGKLLQAGQRPKAEALMKRLAAIYAGRLYVELQRHPGEGGLCTEAERATERGFVEMAYGMGLPLVATNDVYFPKAEMYEAHDALICIKEGAYVDQQEARRRLTPQHYFKSPQEMAALFADLPEAIENTVEIARRCAFMAYRRDPILPKFADDEVAELRRQANEGLQARLKVIPHAASVEEYQKRLDFELDIIEGMGFPGYFLIVADFIQWGKDHDIPVGPGRGSGAGSLVAYALTITDLDPLRYSLLFERFLNPERVSMPDFDIDFCMDRREEVIRYVQEKYGRDKVGQIITFGALLSKAAVRDVGRVLQMPYGQVDRLSKLIPVEGVKPVSIAQALIDEPRLREEARNEEVVERLLTYGQQVEGLLRNASTHAAGVVIGDRPLDALVPLYQDPRSDMPATQFNMKWVEQAGLVKFDFLGLKTLTVIQNAIEQILKSGRPIHVAADGTQLYEPAEGAENQINAIPLDDEKTYKLYAEARTVAVFQVESSGMMDALKRMKPTCIEDIVALVALYRPGPMENIPTYCEVKNGQRELASVHPLIDHILEETQGIIVYQEQVMQIAQVMAGYSLGGADLLRRAMGKKIKEAMDAERPKFEKGAAENGVDKKKASEVFDLLEKFANYGFNKSHAAAYAVVSYQTGWLKANHPVEFMAGVMNCDIHLTDKLAIYAEEARKDRDREGLGLEILPPCVNRSLATFSVAEGKLVYGLGALKNVGSEAMQMVVKGRGEKPFATLFDFARRVDLKRVGKRPMEMLARAGAFDELDRNRKRVFDSIEALVAYSAAIHEQRASSQVSLFGEAGEDLPEPRLAATPDWLPAERLTEEFKAIGFYLSGHPLDDYMPALKRKKVLTLSELEEQTKKGGAMIARLSGAVAGRQERKSAKGNRFAFAQLSDPTGAYEVTIFSDTLEASREYLETGSKVVVTVEATVESDQLKLLARAVQPIDSVVADAGSAGLKIFLEDATAIPTVANLLDTAAQDKQARSRGPVNFCLIHPDLPGEVEISLERLYPVNPQIKGAIKSLGGVLTVEEI comes from the coding sequence ATGACGACGACTCCCTCCTTCATTCACCTGCGTGTCCACACCGAATATTCGCTTCTGGAAGGCGCGGTGCCGGTCAAGAAGCTGCCCGATCGCTGCGCCTCTGCCGGCATGCCCGCCGTGGCGATCACCGATACCAACGCGATGTTCGCCGCGCTGGAATTCTCGGTGACGGCCGCCGGAAAGGGCATCCAGCCGATCATCGGCTGCCAGGTGGATGTGGCCTATGATCCGCCCGCGCCCGGCGAGAAGCCGCGCGAGCCTGCGCCACTCGTTCTGCTCGCGCAGAATGAGGAAGGTTACGAGAACCTGATGAAGCTCTCCTCCTGCCTCTACGTGGATGCCGGTGGAGAACTGCCGCAGGTAACGGTGGAGGAGCTTGAGGCCCATGGCGCGGGGCTGATCTGCCTCTCGGGCGGTCCCGAAGGCGCGGTGGGCAAGCTGCTGCAGGCCGGGCAGCGCCCCAAGGCCGAGGCGCTGATGAAGCGCTTGGCCGCGATCTATGCGGGCCGGCTCTACGTGGAACTGCAGCGCCACCCGGGCGAGGGTGGGCTATGCACCGAAGCCGAGCGCGCCACCGAGCGCGGGTTCGTGGAGATGGCCTATGGGATGGGCCTGCCGCTGGTCGCGACAAATGACGTCTACTTTCCCAAGGCCGAGATGTATGAGGCCCATGATGCGCTGATCTGCATCAAGGAAGGCGCTTACGTAGATCAGCAGGAGGCCCGCCGCCGCCTGACCCCGCAGCATTACTTCAAAAGCCCGCAGGAGATGGCGGCGCTGTTTGCCGACCTGCCGGAGGCGATTGAAAACACGGTGGAAATCGCCCGCCGTTGCGCCTTCATGGCTTACCGGCGTGATCCGATCCTGCCGAAATTCGCCGATGACGAGGTGGCCGAACTGCGGCGTCAGGCGAACGAAGGCCTGCAGGCGCGGCTCAAGGTGATCCCCCATGCCGCCAGCGTGGAAGAGTATCAGAAGCGGCTCGACTTCGAGCTCGACATCATCGAGGGCATGGGCTTTCCCGGCTACTTCCTGATCGTTGCGGACTTCATCCAGTGGGGCAAGGATCACGACATCCCCGTGGGCCCCGGCCGGGGCTCGGGCGCGGGCAGCCTCGTGGCCTATGCGCTCACCATCACCGACCTTGATCCGCTGCGCTACAGCCTGCTGTTTGAACGCTTCCTGAACCCCGAGCGGGTCTCCATGCCCGACTTCGACATCGACTTCTGCATGGACCGCCGCGAGGAGGTGATCCGCTACGTGCAGGAGAAATACGGCCGCGACAAGGTGGGCCAGATCATCACCTTCGGCGCGCTACTCTCCAAGGCCGCCGTGCGTGATGTGGGGCGTGTGCTGCAGATGCCCTACGGGCAGGTGGACCGCCTGTCCAAGCTGATCCCGGTGGAGGGGGTGAAGCCTGTCTCCATCGCGCAGGCGCTTATCGACGAGCCGCGCCTGCGGGAAGAGGCGCGCAACGAGGAAGTGGTGGAGCGGCTGCTGACCTACGGCCAGCAGGTGGAAGGCCTGCTGCGCAATGCCTCCACCCATGCCGCGGGCGTGGTGATCGGGGACAGGCCGCTCGACGCGCTGGTGCCGCTCTATCAGGATCCGCGCTCCGACATGCCCGCGACCCAGTTCAACATGAAATGGGTGGAGCAGGCGGGGCTCGTGAAGTTCGATTTCCTTGGCCTGAAAACTCTCACCGTGATCCAGAACGCCATCGAGCAGATCCTGAAATCGGGCCGCCCGATCCATGTGGCCGCCGATGGCACCCAGCTCTACGAGCCTGCCGAAGGCGCGGAGAACCAGATCAACGCCATCCCGCTGGATGACGAAAAAACCTACAAGCTCTACGCCGAGGCGCGCACCGTGGCGGTGTTCCAGGTGGAAAGCTCGGGCATGATGGATGCGCTCAAGCGCATGAAACCCACCTGCATCGAGGACATCGTGGCGCTGGTGGCGCTCTATCGCCCCGGCCCGATGGAGAACATCCCCACCTATTGCGAGGTGAAGAACGGCCAGCGTGAACTGGCCTCGGTGCACCCGCTGATCGATCATATCCTCGAAGAGACCCAGGGCATCATCGTGTATCAGGAACAGGTGATGCAAATCGCGCAGGTCATGGCGGGCTACAGCCTTGGCGGCGCGGACCTGCTGCGCCGCGCCATGGGCAAGAAGATCAAAGAGGCGATGGACGCCGAGCGCCCGAAGTTCGAAAAGGGCGCAGCCGAAAACGGGGTGGACAAGAAGAAGGCCAGCGAAGTCTTTGACCTTCTTGAGAAATTCGCCAACTACGGCTTCAACAAATCCCATGCCGCCGCCTATGCGGTGGTGAGCTACCAGACGGGCTGGCTCAAAGCCAATCACCCGGTGGAGTTCATGGCGGGCGTCATGAACTGCGATATCCACCTGACCGACAAGCTGGCGATCTACGCCGAGGAAGCGCGCAAGGATCGTGATCGCGAGGGGCTCGGGCTCGAAATCCTGCCGCCCTGCGTGAACCGCTCGCTTGCCACCTTCAGTGTGGCCGAGGGCAAGCTTGTCTACGGGCTCGGCGCGCTGAAAAACGTCGGCAGCGAGGCGATGCAGATGGTGGTGAAGGGGCGCGGCGAGAAGCCTTTCGCCACGCTCTTTGATTTCGCCCGCCGGGTGGATCTGAAGCGCGTCGGCAAGCGCCCGATGGAGATGCTGGCCCGCGCCGGGGCCTTTGACGAGCTGGACCGCAACCGCAAGCGCGTCTTTGACAGCATCGAGGCGCTTGTGGCCTATTCCGCTGCCATCCACGAGCAGCGCGCCTCTAGTCAGGTCTCGCTCTTTGGCGAAGCCGGGGAGGATCTGCCCGAGCCGCGCCTTGCGGCCACGCCGGACTGGCTGCCCGCCGAGCGGCTCACCGAGGAGTTCAAGGCCATTGGCTTCTACCTCTCCGGCCACCCGCTCGATGATTACATGCCCGCGCTCAAGCGCAAGAAGGTGCTGACGCTTTCGGAGCTGGAAGAGCAGACGAAGAAGGGCGGTGCGATGATCGCGCGGCTTTCCGGTGCCGTGGCCGGGCGGCAGGAGCGCAAATCGGCCAAGGGCAACCGTTTTGCCTTTGCGCAGCTGTCTGACCCAACAGGGGCCTATGAGGTCACCATTTTCTCCGACACGCTGGAGGCCAGCCGCGAGTATCTGGAGACCGGCTCCAAGGTCGTCGTGACGGTGGAAGCCACGGTTGAGAGCGATCAGCTGAAGCTTCTGGCACGCGCGGTGCAGCCGATCGACAGCGTGGTGGCCGATGCCGGCAGCGCCGGGTTGAAGATCTTTCTGGAGGATGCCACGGCTATCCCGACGGTTGCCAATCTTCTGGACACAGCCGCGCAGGACAAGCAGGCGCGCAGCCGCGGACCGGTGAATTTCTGCCTGATTCACCCCGATCTCCCCGGCGAGGTTGAAATCTCGCTCGAACGGCTCTATCCCGTGAACCCGCAGATCAAGGGAGCGATCAAGAGCCTTGGGGGGGTTCTGACGGTTGAGGAAATCTAG
- a CDS encoding SlyX family protein: MSQEDRITQLEELIAHLTRTVEDLSDVIARQDQDIARLKGRVQLLVEREAQREADDGSSIPLADQRPPHW; the protein is encoded by the coding sequence ATGAGCCAAGAGGATCGCATCACCCAGCTTGAAGAGCTGATTGCGCATCTCACCCGCACGGTGGAGGATTTGTCGGACGTGATCGCCCGGCAGGATCAGGACATTGCGCGGCTGAAAGGCCGGGTGCAGTTGCTGGTGGAACGCGAAGCGCAGCGCGAGGCCGATGACGGAAGCTCCATCCCGCTCGCAGACCAGCGCCCGCCCCATTGGTAA
- the glmS gene encoding glutamine--fructose-6-phosphate transaminase (isomerizing) has protein sequence MCGIVGVLGDHEAAPIVVEALKRLEYRGYDSAGIATVNNGKLDRRRAVGKLVNLSDLLVHEPLAGKAAIGHTRWATHGAPSVTNAHPHQAGPVAVVHNGIIENFRELRAELKAAGMGFVTETDTETVALLTQHHMNEGLSPRAAAEKTLGRLEGAFALCFLFDGEDDLLIAARKGSPLAIGHGDGEMFVGSDAIALSPMTNEITYLEEGDWAIVTRQSLEIRDANGALANRAKKTIQIDATRVEKGGHKHFMAKEIAEQPTVLGEAVDHYLTGDGNAVKIPAEELDFTQFDRITMVACGTAFYACLTAKYWFEQLARLPVEVDIASEFRYREPPVAPRTLAVFVSQSGETADTLAALRYMEGKAAKILSVVNVSESSIARESDLALPILAGVEVGVASTKAFTCQLNVLALLALRAAEARGELVPDALRAHLAALRNLPGLMNHALGASDTIEALSRELAKAQDILFLGRGAMYPIALEGALKLKEISYIHAEGYASGELKHGPIALIDENVPVIVMAPRDGLFDKTVSNMQEVMARGGKVLLITDAEGARQAGEDVWRSVILPEIPDLLAPILYAIPAQLLAYHTAVAKGTDVDQPRNLAKSVTVE, from the coding sequence ATGTGTGGAATTGTAGGGGTCCTCGGGGATCACGAAGCCGCGCCAATCGTTGTTGAAGCGCTGAAACGTTTGGAATATCGCGGCTATGACAGCGCGGGCATCGCCACCGTGAACAACGGCAAGCTGGACCGCCGCCGCGCGGTCGGCAAGCTCGTGAACCTCTCCGATCTGCTGGTGCATGAGCCGCTGGCCGGCAAAGCCGCCATCGGCCACACCCGCTGGGCCACCCACGGCGCGCCGTCGGTCACGAATGCCCACCCGCATCAGGCCGGCCCCGTTGCCGTGGTGCATAACGGAATCATCGAGAATTTCCGCGAGTTGCGCGCCGAACTTAAAGCTGCCGGCATGGGCTTCGTCACCGAGACGGACACCGAAACCGTCGCCCTGCTGACGCAGCACCACATGAACGAAGGGCTTTCGCCGCGCGCGGCGGCGGAAAAGACGCTGGGCCGCCTCGAGGGCGCTTTCGCACTCTGCTTTCTGTTCGACGGGGAAGATGATCTTCTGATCGCCGCCCGCAAGGGCTCACCGCTGGCCATCGGCCATGGCGACGGCGAGATGTTCGTTGGCTCCGACGCCATCGCGCTTTCGCCGATGACGAACGAGATCACCTATCTGGAAGAAGGCGACTGGGCCATCGTGACCCGCCAAAGCCTTGAGATCCGCGATGCCAACGGCGCACTGGCCAACCGCGCGAAGAAAACGATCCAGATCGACGCCACCCGCGTGGAAAAGGGCGGCCACAAGCACTTCATGGCCAAGGAAATTGCCGAGCAGCCCACGGTACTGGGCGAGGCGGTGGATCACTACCTGACAGGCGACGGCAATGCCGTGAAGATCCCCGCCGAAGAGCTTGATTTCACTCAGTTTGACCGGATCACCATGGTCGCCTGCGGCACGGCGTTTTATGCCTGCCTGACGGCGAAATACTGGTTCGAGCAGCTCGCGCGCCTGCCTGTCGAGGTCGATATCGCCTCCGAATTCCGTTACCGCGAGCCCCCCGTCGCCCCGCGCACGCTGGCGGTGTTCGTCTCCCAATCGGGCGAAACGGCCGATACGCTCGCCGCCCTGCGCTACATGGAGGGCAAGGCCGCGAAGATCCTGTCGGTGGTCAACGTGTCGGAAAGCTCCATCGCGCGGGAAAGCGATCTGGCGCTGCCGATTCTGGCCGGTGTCGAGGTCGGCGTGGCCTCCACCAAGGCCTTCACCTGCCAGCTCAACGTGCTCGCCCTGCTCGCCCTGCGCGCCGCCGAAGCGCGGGGCGAATTGGTGCCCGACGCCCTGCGCGCCCATCTGGCCGCCCTGCGCAACCTGCCGGGGCTGATGAACCACGCGCTTGGCGCGAGCGACACGATCGAGGCGCTGTCGCGCGAGCTTGCAAAGGCGCAGGACATCCTGTTCCTTGGCCGGGGCGCGATGTATCCCATCGCGCTGGAAGGCGCGCTGAAACTCAAGGAAATCAGCTACATCCACGCCGAAGGTTATGCATCAGGCGAGCTGAAACACGGCCCCATCGCGCTGATCGATGAAAACGTGCCGGTGATCGTCATGGCGCCGCGTGACGGGCTTTTTGACAAGACGGTCTCCAACATGCAGGAGGTCATGGCGCGCGGCGGCAAGGTGCTGCTGATCACCGACGCCGAAGGCGCACGGCAGGCCGGGGAAGATGTCTGGCGCAGCGTGATCCTGCCGGAGATTCCCGATCTGCTGGCCCCGATCCTCTACGCGATCCCGGCGCAGCTGCTGGCCTATCACACCGCCGTGGCCAAGGGCACGGATGTGGACCAGCCGCGCAACCTCGCCAAATCGGTGACAGTGGAATGA
- a CDS encoding DNA alkylation repair protein — MSPEAALGQLESLGNAQKAGEMAAYHKAARRYLGVSNPQIDDAVKGWRAALSVEERVALADALWASDVHEARVAAAKLLTQARLRPDEGAWDVIKGWVPEFDAWAVADHAAIAGQKRLVAVPARLDEVEGWTTSEHMWTRRAALVMTLPWAKMNTPKPAELEARERILGWAAAYVEDRQWFIQKAVAWWLRDLSKRAPERVAAFLNEHGDAMKPFARKEASKYLTNSVSD; from the coding sequence ATGAGCCCCGAGGCCGCGCTTGGCCAGCTCGAATCGCTTGGCAACGCGCAGAAGGCGGGTGAAATGGCCGCTTACCACAAGGCCGCGCGGCGCTATCTGGGCGTTTCCAATCCGCAGATCGACGATGCGGTGAAAGGCTGGCGCGCCGCCCTTTCCGTCGAAGAGCGCGTGGCGCTGGCCGATGCGCTTTGGGCCAGTGATGTGCACGAGGCCCGAGTGGCGGCTGCCAAGCTGCTCACGCAGGCCCGCCTGCGCCCGGATGAGGGCGCTTGGGACGTGATCAAGGGCTGGGTGCCGGAGTTTGACGCCTGGGCCGTGGCCGATCATGCCGCCATCGCGGGGCAGAAACGGCTGGTGGCGGTGCCTGCCCGGCTGGATGAGGTGGAAGGCTGGACGACATCCGAGCACATGTGGACCCGCCGCGCCGCGCTGGTGATGACGCTGCCCTGGGCCAAGATGAACACACCGAAACCGGCAGAGCTTGAGGCGCGCGAGCGGATCCTTGGCTGGGCGGCCGCCTATGTGGAAGATCGCCAGTGGTTCATCCAGAAAGCCGTGGCCTGGTGGCTGCGCGATCTGTCCAAACGCGCGCCTGAGCGGGTGGCCGCGTTTCTGAACGAACATGGCGACGCGATGAAGCCCTTCGCGCGCAAGGAAGCGTCCAAATACCTGACCAATAGCGTTTCGGATTAA
- a CDS encoding phenylalanine 4-monooxygenase — protein MATSAQYASKHPDADGFYSYSAEEDAVWGELFTRQMAALQGKVVPDYLAGVEALGLNAGKVPQICEIDARLHAATGAGVEGVPAIIPPSQFFKLLAARKFPVATFLRRREHMDYIEEPDLFHEVFGHCPLLTNADYADFIEGFGKKALSLGKGYSWHLFRLFWFTVEFGMIRTPDGLRAYGAGIVSSPSELTHATGGTVQMQPFDLETVLRTPYRIDIVQPTYFVIEDFAQLAALLEVDFGAAIDAAKAKGDFAPLFAAA, from the coding sequence ATGGCCACATCTGCACAATACGCAAGCAAACACCCGGACGCGGACGGGTTTTACAGCTACAGCGCCGAGGAAGATGCCGTCTGGGGGGAGCTTTTCACCCGGCAGATGGCAGCGCTGCAGGGCAAGGTCGTGCCGGATTATCTGGCGGGCGTGGAGGCGCTTGGCCTGAACGCTGGGAAAGTGCCCCAGATCTGCGAAATCGACGCGCGGCTGCACGCCGCCACCGGGGCCGGCGTGGAGGGCGTGCCCGCGATCATCCCGCCCAGCCAATTCTTCAAACTCCTCGCGGCGCGCAAGTTCCCCGTGGCCACCTTCCTGCGCCGCCGGGAGCATATGGACTATATCGAGGAACCGGACCTGTTTCACGAGGTCTTCGGCCATTGCCCGCTGCTGACCAACGCCGATTACGCCGATTTCATCGAGGGCTTCGGAAAGAAGGCGTTGAGCCTCGGAAAAGGCTATTCGTGGCATCTATTCCGGTTGTTCTGGTTCACCGTGGAATTCGGCATGATCCGCACGCCGGACGGTTTGCGCGCCTATGGGGCCGGGATCGTTTCCTCGCCGTCTGAGTTGACCCATGCGACGGGCGGCACGGTGCAGATGCAGCCGTTCGATCTGGAGACCGTGCTGCGCACGCCCTACCGGATCGACATCGTGCAGCCCACCTACTTCGTGATCGAGGATTTCGCCCAACTGGCAGCATTGCTAGAGGTGGATTTCGGCGCGGCGATTGATGCGGCCAAGGCCAAGGGCGATTTCGCGCCTCTGTTTGCGGCGGCATGA